Proteins from a single region of Acidovorax sp. NCPPB 3576:
- a CDS encoding Rha family transcriptional regulator, translating to MQEINELVSLADGRPVTTSRQMAKRFRKRHDNILQLYQKRVLGRHSEEFIALNFQVVDYVDAKGESRPELLMTKNGFIAMATKLRGAEDWQERFIAAFDALAEQVERMAFTLWNRRLALETRDASSAAKASIGSRLMLDRKKDLPAIKAERAYLAAEMQPGLPLH from the coding sequence ATGCAAGAAATCAACGAACTCGTCTCTCTCGCAGATGGGAGGCCCGTCACAACGAGTCGGCAAATGGCCAAGCGCTTCAGGAAGCGCCACGACAACATCCTCCAGCTTTATCAAAAGCGTGTTCTCGGTCGGCACTCCGAGGAATTCATCGCCCTGAATTTTCAGGTGGTCGATTACGTGGACGCCAAGGGCGAGTCTCGCCCAGAGCTTCTGATGACGAAAAACGGCTTCATCGCCATGGCGACGAAGCTCCGTGGCGCTGAAGACTGGCAGGAGCGCTTCATTGCCGCGTTCGATGCATTGGCCGAGCAGGTCGAGCGGATGGCGTTCACCCTGTGGAACCGTCGTCTTGCACTGGAAACGCGCGATGCCAGCTCTGCGGCCAAGGCATCAATCGGCTCTCGGCTGATGCTGGACCGGAAAAAAGATCTGCCTGCTATCAAGGCAGAGCGGGCCTATCTGGCCGCAGAGATGCAGCCCGGTCTGCCTCTCCACTGA
- a CDS encoding phage tail protein → MAVSLPDGATVAIATGYGAVKAVSAISNADPGVVTSPAHGLLNGAFYELKTGWQKISERIFKAANVAANVLDVSGINTTDANRFPVGSSAGSLREITAWTQIPQILEFTTNGGDQQFANFSFLEEDYERQLPTVTSAQSIQIGIGDDPTLPGYQALKLAGETRAIRAIKITLPNGSVILYNGYVSFNETPTLTKGQVMQVRATISLQGRPVRYQAA, encoded by the coding sequence ATGGCTGTATCTCTCCCCGACGGCGCGACCGTCGCAATTGCAACCGGCTACGGTGCCGTGAAGGCGGTCTCCGCCATCAGCAACGCCGATCCTGGCGTTGTTACCTCGCCGGCCCACGGTCTCCTGAACGGCGCGTTCTACGAACTGAAGACCGGCTGGCAAAAGATCAGCGAGCGGATCTTCAAGGCCGCCAACGTGGCAGCCAACGTGCTGGACGTGTCGGGTATCAACACCACGGACGCGAACCGCTTCCCGGTGGGCTCGTCGGCGGGCTCGCTGCGCGAGATCACGGCCTGGACGCAGATCCCGCAGATTCTGGAGTTCACGACCAACGGCGGCGACCAGCAGTTCGCGAACTTCTCCTTCCTGGAAGAGGACTACGAACGCCAGTTGCCCACGGTGACGAGCGCCCAGTCCATCCAGATCGGCATCGGCGACGACCCCACGCTGCCGGGCTACCAAGCGCTGAAGCTGGCCGGAGAAACCCGCGCCATCCGCGCGATCAAGATCACTCTGCCCAATGGCTCGGTGATTCTCTACAACGGCTACGTGTCGTTCAACGAAACGCCCACCCTGACCAAGGGCCAGGTGATGCAGGTGCGCGCCACCATCTCGCTGCAGGGCCGGCCCGTCCGCTACCAGGCCGCCTGA
- a CDS encoding phage tail assembly chaperone, producing MAKIKLGNRPKNFKKTISVPMLDGTSGTIECLFKYRTRKEFGEFVDGLTEAARAEGKAAEESAERDGQNEPKPFSLKDHLEKTVGANAQYILEILEGWNLDVELSRESLEQLADELPGATAAIVETYRTAITEGRLGN from the coding sequence ATGGCAAAGATCAAGCTGGGCAACCGTCCGAAGAACTTCAAGAAGACCATCTCCGTCCCGATGCTCGATGGCACCTCGGGCACCATCGAATGCCTGTTCAAGTACCGCACGCGCAAGGAGTTCGGCGAGTTCGTGGACGGCCTGACGGAAGCCGCGCGCGCTGAGGGCAAGGCCGCAGAGGAAAGCGCCGAGCGGGACGGCCAAAACGAACCGAAGCCTTTCTCCCTCAAGGATCACCTCGAAAAGACCGTGGGCGCGAACGCCCAGTACATCCTGGAGATCCTGGAAGGATGGAACCTCGACGTCGAGCTCTCCCGCGAGTCGCTGGAGCAACTGGCCGACGAACTGCCTGGTGCTACCGCTGCGATCGTGGAAACGTACCGCACCGCCATCACCGAAGGCCGCCTGGGAAACTGA
- a CDS encoding DUF1799 domain-containing protein: protein MTPSDYDHEVVEIWPENWEAFRLFQMLATQWRVSMGGPTGLDHNVLLARLDRMALEPEDRDQLDEDVRHMECAALEVMAEQRSSDK from the coding sequence ATGACGCCATCCGACTACGACCATGAGGTTGTGGAGATCTGGCCAGAGAACTGGGAGGCCTTCCGCCTTTTTCAGATGCTGGCTACCCAGTGGCGGGTAAGCATGGGCGGGCCGACGGGGCTCGATCACAACGTCCTGTTGGCGCGCCTCGATCGCATGGCGCTTGAGCCCGAAGACCGGGATCAGCTCGATGAGGACGTGCGGCACATGGAGTGCGCGGCCCTTGAGGTGATGGCCGAGCAACGCTCAAGCGATAAGTAA
- a CDS encoding phage tail length tape measure family protein: MADQERKAALAFEVDASGVKPGLDGIKRDVRDMAQDVQQSGQQAAKGLAAIGDGAPAASQKVDGAARSIIGSIERATAAMKAGEKGSASYYETLGQQRGVSADVLKPYIDQLRQAERAQQAASGSLNTMGVSAKQTAAALRGVPAQFTDIITSLQGGQAPLTVLLQQGGQLKDMFGGAGNAARALGGYVLGLVNPFTVAAAAVAGLGFAMFRAEDSLRSSNSIAIQLQATGRSADLTRDQIKALKQELTFLPDVSKAAASAIINEFVKTREVGGKLFRDLALSVADFAVATGTDAPTAAKTLAQAFNDPAKGAKQLDEALNVLTASQYLAVDAMLAVGDKAGAQAVLFDALKASTQGLAQDSLTPLEKAINGLGDTWTLTISRINDAGGLKAANEMFAGLIMKVSNLVEWLGRARLPPWLEDQFKGGLNGAVYRTFASAPASSVNTGGAEGSWAPSTGGATGSWGAPVSTLDEEAKSALEATKSYKSVASSMAEVREQGDRLRTVLTKLKEAGKGTSSEAQELQSRLDGVKERLDALSKKASAGQMVGQSELAGIRAKIKDEESYIARLKERGTAADKLTEGERLAAKIQEELNGKLDVRTRAVKQLELVEANRLAVVQKVRIEAEKSVKSQADSEAGFQKFLESIYKGAEATNKQAEAQEAANASFGKSKIAIAEMNLAQMELARSMEQDAGPWTAEHLAAMDAAIDAQKRWVASLQQGDLKTINAHTGEILRNAQEQAKLYEDEAQLVGLTALEREKIVALRLVELKYAKELDKINKSTLSDDEKQAQRAKLEQAKRIEGEAAVSKVIRDDWTKTTDEINRSLTDALLRGFESGKGFAENLRDTLKNMFNTLVLRPIISAVLAPVSGVVSGLTNGLTGGGGSAVGTVSNGYSLYNTGSQLYNIGSQYIGGTMSGANALGTVWGNATGTGIDGLLATNGAYGTAGGAGAVPWGAGGSFVAVAALVLNALGAFRSDKQVGGGLRGTLGAGDIESYQLWREGGTLFGGPDYRLRNPAQERDLLQSELKKLRDQGQGATGQAVEYQQRIDEIDRLYGEQITAQKAQSDTLQKTFDAMRSSVGDMADALGISSDAVRKFTVTLGSDVLHPDTGGVGLKFDGLNAEQISAKIQTALETANNELAQQVIGSWKTVTETVTRTNTVRAPITGDNEIAGEWQEVTDTITRTVYVASEYARENEKAIDTLTRLAGSITTVNGIFEMLGVSLYDASLAGADMASKLIDSFGGADKMREATGTYFQNFYSKEEQRAAMQRQLQSQADAIDIKLPDIDATDARAQYRALIDAQDLNTDAGRKAYAVLVQLAGAFAGVTAAADDGVRAAQEAAQRQQSIADKGRDLEQRLLIAQGKDRQALDLRRLQEYYALLDLNPALAAMVIEIYKAEDAAQALVKAQEARETAYSRLRDAATLESERINAQIENIDAQRTATNLQRDIANESLSLITGVFELVRGQAQDLYGQVESTAKLQAAQGFAFIDQALANAKSTGYLPEQAPLQEAITAARGGLDSQSYSTQFEKDRDALVLAGKLSQLEAISGKQKTLAEQQVEAMDNQLAALDAQTKTLNDQLRAQDKVLEYWRRQIDIANGTFDATLTVAQAVDRVALALGAKTAGVNTKAPTEVNSGGAVWGGSGSTAPAATAKYSRVMSAGTAGVGYEPIIDQALIAQLDVLAPLYHSYDGSGDLTGLLTAFKGAGATMDDLSILSGFFLSDWIKAGATVGIPAFAVGTNYVQRDMLAQIHEGEAIVPKAFNPWASGTAWGSGFATAELVAEVRALREENRTQAGALLRLNARVAKVLDRWDGDGLPAEREEATA, encoded by the coding sequence ATGGCAGATCAAGAGCGGAAAGCAGCATTGGCCTTCGAGGTAGACGCCTCTGGCGTGAAGCCGGGCCTCGACGGCATCAAGCGCGACGTGCGCGACATGGCCCAGGACGTGCAGCAGTCCGGCCAGCAGGCAGCGAAGGGCCTTGCCGCCATTGGTGATGGTGCGCCTGCTGCGTCCCAAAAGGTGGACGGCGCAGCTCGCTCGATCATCGGCAGCATCGAGCGCGCCACCGCCGCCATGAAGGCCGGAGAGAAGGGCAGCGCCTCCTATTACGAGACGCTGGGCCAGCAGCGCGGCGTGAGCGCAGACGTACTCAAACCGTACATCGACCAGCTACGTCAAGCGGAGCGCGCGCAGCAGGCAGCCAGCGGTTCCTTGAACACCATGGGTGTGTCCGCGAAGCAGACTGCCGCTGCATTGCGCGGCGTGCCGGCGCAGTTCACCGACATCATCACGAGCTTGCAGGGTGGCCAGGCCCCGCTGACGGTGCTGCTTCAGCAGGGCGGCCAGTTGAAGGACATGTTCGGTGGTGCCGGCAATGCCGCGCGAGCGCTGGGCGGCTATGTCCTCGGTCTGGTCAATCCATTCACGGTTGCAGCAGCTGCTGTCGCCGGGCTTGGCTTTGCCATGTTCCGCGCGGAAGATTCGCTGCGATCGTCCAACTCCATCGCGATCCAGCTCCAGGCCACGGGCCGCTCTGCAGACCTGACGCGCGACCAGATAAAGGCGTTGAAGCAGGAACTGACGTTCTTGCCTGATGTATCTAAGGCAGCAGCTTCCGCGATCATCAATGAGTTCGTGAAGACTCGCGAGGTCGGGGGCAAGCTGTTCCGGGATCTGGCACTAAGCGTGGCGGACTTCGCCGTGGCCACTGGCACCGATGCCCCTACTGCGGCGAAGACGCTCGCTCAAGCGTTTAACGATCCGGCCAAGGGTGCAAAGCAGTTGGACGAGGCTCTCAATGTCCTGACTGCAAGCCAGTATCTCGCTGTGGATGCAATGCTGGCGGTCGGCGACAAGGCGGGCGCTCAGGCGGTGCTGTTCGATGCGCTGAAGGCGTCCACTCAGGGCTTGGCTCAAGACTCCCTGACCCCGCTTGAGAAAGCCATCAATGGCCTAGGCGACACCTGGACACTGACCATTTCACGCATCAACGATGCGGGCGGGCTGAAAGCCGCCAACGAAATGTTCGCTGGGCTGATCATGAAGGTTTCGAACCTGGTGGAGTGGCTGGGAAGGGCGCGGCTGCCGCCTTGGCTGGAGGACCAGTTCAAGGGTGGCCTCAATGGAGCGGTCTACCGGACATTCGCGTCCGCTCCTGCCTCATCTGTGAACACGGGAGGCGCGGAAGGCTCATGGGCACCCAGCACTGGCGGCGCCACGGGATCTTGGGGCGCTCCCGTCAGCACCTTGGATGAAGAGGCGAAGTCTGCTCTGGAGGCCACCAAGAGCTACAAGTCGGTGGCGTCCTCCATGGCGGAAGTGCGGGAGCAGGGCGATCGCCTGCGCACTGTCCTGACCAAGCTGAAAGAAGCGGGGAAGGGCACCAGTTCAGAAGCGCAAGAGCTGCAGTCACGTCTGGATGGCGTGAAGGAGCGGCTTGATGCGCTCAGCAAGAAGGCCAGCGCGGGGCAAATGGTTGGCCAATCCGAACTGGCCGGCATCCGCGCGAAGATCAAGGACGAGGAGTCCTACATTGCTCGCTTGAAGGAGCGAGGCACTGCGGCGGACAAGCTCACAGAGGGAGAGCGCCTTGCCGCCAAGATTCAAGAGGAGTTGAACGGTAAGCTGGATGTCCGCACCCGTGCCGTGAAGCAACTGGAACTGGTAGAGGCCAATAGGCTTGCTGTGGTCCAGAAGGTCCGCATCGAGGCGGAAAAGAGCGTCAAGAGCCAAGCCGATTCTGAGGCCGGCTTCCAAAAGTTCCTGGAGTCGATCTACAAGGGCGCCGAGGCCACCAACAAGCAGGCCGAAGCGCAAGAGGCAGCCAACGCCTCCTTCGGAAAATCGAAAATCGCCATTGCCGAGATGAACCTCGCGCAGATGGAGTTGGCTCGCTCGATGGAGCAGGACGCTGGCCCATGGACTGCGGAGCATTTGGCGGCGATGGACGCAGCGATCGATGCGCAAAAGCGCTGGGTGGCATCGCTCCAACAGGGTGACCTGAAGACGATCAACGCCCACACCGGCGAGATCCTGCGCAACGCCCAAGAACAGGCCAAGCTCTACGAGGATGAGGCGCAGTTGGTCGGCCTCACCGCCCTGGAGCGCGAGAAGATCGTGGCGCTACGGCTGGTTGAACTGAAGTACGCCAAGGAGTTGGACAAGATCAACAAGTCCACCCTGTCCGACGACGAAAAGCAGGCGCAGCGCGCCAAGCTGGAGCAGGCCAAGCGTATTGAGGGCGAGGCCGCGGTCTCGAAGGTGATCCGCGACGACTGGACGAAGACCACCGACGAGATCAACCGCAGCCTGACAGATGCGCTGCTGCGGGGCTTCGAGTCTGGCAAAGGGTTTGCGGAGAACTTGCGCGACACGCTCAAGAACATGTTCAACACCCTCGTGTTGCGCCCCATCATCAGCGCAGTCCTGGCGCCGGTGTCGGGCGTGGTCTCCGGGCTCACCAACGGGTTGACGGGTGGGGGTGGTAGTGCTGTCGGAACCGTGAGCAATGGCTACAGCCTCTACAACACGGGCTCCCAGCTGTACAACATCGGCTCGCAGTACATCGGCGGCACGATGTCTGGAGCCAACGCACTGGGAACCGTGTGGGGCAACGCCACTGGCACCGGCATCGACGGACTGCTGGCGACCAATGGCGCCTACGGCACGGCAGGCGGCGCGGGTGCCGTGCCATGGGGTGCGGGTGGTTCTTTCGTGGCGGTCGCAGCTTTGGTTTTGAACGCACTGGGTGCCTTCAGATCGGATAAGCAGGTCGGGGGCGGTCTGCGCGGCACGCTGGGCGCGGGTGACATCGAGTCCTACCAGCTGTGGCGCGAGGGCGGGACGCTCTTTGGCGGCCCCGACTACCGTCTGCGCAACCCTGCCCAAGAGCGCGATCTGCTTCAGTCGGAGCTCAAGAAGCTGCGGGACCAGGGGCAAGGTGCCACGGGTCAGGCTGTGGAGTACCAACAGCGCATCGATGAAATCGACCGCTTGTATGGAGAGCAGATCACGGCGCAGAAGGCTCAGAGCGACACATTGCAGAAGACCTTCGACGCGATGCGCTCCAGCGTGGGGGACATGGCTGACGCCCTGGGCATCAGCTCGGACGCCGTGCGCAAGTTCACTGTCACGCTGGGCAGTGACGTGCTCCACCCTGACACGGGCGGTGTGGGCCTGAAATTCGACGGGTTGAATGCAGAGCAGATATCCGCAAAGATCCAGACCGCGCTGGAGACTGCCAACAACGAGTTGGCGCAGCAGGTCATTGGCAGTTGGAAAACGGTGACGGAGACAGTCACGCGAACCAACACCGTACGTGCACCGATCACCGGTGATAACGAGATCGCTGGTGAATGGCAGGAGGTGACAGACACCATCACCCGCACGGTTTACGTCGCTAGCGAGTACGCCCGCGAGAACGAGAAGGCGATCGACACGCTGACCCGCCTCGCCGGGAGCATCACGACGGTCAATGGCATCTTCGAAATGCTCGGTGTTTCGCTGTACGACGCAAGTCTCGCCGGCGCCGACATGGCAAGCAAGCTGATCGACTCGTTCGGCGGTGCCGACAAGATGCGCGAAGCCACAGGGACCTACTTTCAGAACTTTTATTCGAAGGAGGAGCAGCGTGCAGCCATGCAGCGGCAACTGCAATCGCAGGCTGACGCTATTGACATCAAGCTGCCGGACATTGATGCCACCGACGCTCGCGCCCAATACCGGGCTCTGATCGATGCACAGGACCTCAACACCGATGCTGGTCGCAAGGCGTACGCCGTGCTGGTCCAACTGGCCGGTGCGTTTGCTGGCGTCACCGCCGCAGCGGACGACGGTGTGCGTGCGGCGCAAGAGGCGGCGCAGCGCCAGCAGAGCATTGCGGACAAGGGCCGGGACCTGGAGCAGCGGCTCTTGATCGCCCAGGGCAAGGACCGCCAGGCGCTGGACCTGCGCCGGCTGCAGGAGTACTACGCGTTGCTGGACCTCAATCCGGCCTTGGCCGCGATGGTGATCGAGATCTACAAGGCGGAGGATGCTGCCCAGGCGCTGGTCAAGGCGCAGGAGGCTCGCGAAACGGCTTACTCGCGGTTGCGCGACGCGGCCACGCTGGAGAGCGAGCGGATCAATGCGCAGATCGAGAACATCGATGCGCAGCGCACCGCCACCAACCTGCAGCGCGATATCGCGAACGAGTCGCTCTCGCTCATCACCGGTGTGTTTGAGCTGGTGCGTGGTCAGGCGCAGGATCTGTATGGCCAGGTGGAGTCCACAGCCAAGCTGCAGGCCGCACAAGGGTTCGCCTTCATCGATCAAGCGCTGGCCAACGCGAAGAGCACAGGTTACCTGCCGGAGCAGGCGCCGCTGCAGGAGGCCATCACTGCGGCCCGCGGTGGCCTGGATTCCCAGAGCTACAGCACCCAGTTTGAGAAGGACCGGGATGCGCTGGTGCTGGCCGGCAAGCTGTCACAGCTGGAGGCGATCAGCGGCAAGCAGAAAACGCTGGCGGAGCAGCAGGTCGAGGCGATGGACAACCAGCTGGCAGCGCTGGATGCCCAAACCAAGACGCTGAACGACCAGCTGCGCGCGCAGGACAAGGTGCTGGAGTACTGGCGCCGGCAGATCGACATCGCCAACGGAACCTTCGATGCCACCCTCACTGTGGCGCAGGCGGTGGACCGCGTGGCGTTGGCACTCGGGGCGAAGACCGCGGGGGTGAACACCAAGGCCCCGACGGAGGTCAACAGCGGCGGAGCGGTGTGGGGAGGCAGTGGAAGCACCGCGCCTGCCGCTACCGCCAAGTACAGCCGGGTGATGTCAGCGGGCACGGCCGGGGTCGGGTATGAGCCGATCATCGACCAGGCGCTGATTGCCCAGCTGGATGTCTTGGCGCCGCTGTACCACTCCTACGACGGATCTGGCGACCTGACCGGGCTGCTGACCGCGTTCAAGGGTGCGGGCGCAACGATGGATGACCTTTCCATCTTGAGCGGGTTTTTCCTGTCCGACTGGATCAAGGCCGGCGCCACGGTGGGTATTCCTGCTTTCGCGGTTGGGACCAACTACGTCCAGAGAGACATGCTGGCCCAGATTCACGAGGGCGAGGCCATCGTGCCCAAGGCGTTCAACCCCTGGGCCAGCGGCACGGCATGGGGGAGCGGTTTCGCTACCGCCGAGTTGGTCGCTGAGGTGCGCGCGCTGCGGGAAGAAAACCGGACCCAAGCGGGCGCGCTCCTGCGTTTGAATGCACGCGTGGCAAAGGTGCTGGACCGCTGGGACGGCGATGGCCTGCCGGCTGAGAGAGAAGAGGCGACTGCATGA